From Candidatus Neomarinimicrobiota bacterium, the proteins below share one genomic window:
- a CDS encoding Gfo/Idh/MocA family oxidoreductase, translated as MPNPNTISIGVIGVGHLGQHHARHLSQLSNINFIGVYDNNKHRCNEIAQKFSTTAFTDLPGIIDCADGLCVVTPTLSHAAVAAECIKSGKHVFIEKPITQSIEEADMLLALADKNKVSIQVGHIERLNPALLSLQKYNLNPKFIEVQRLAPYTTRGTDVPVVLDLMIHDIDIILSLVRSPVENILASGLSIITNSVDIAHARIRFENGTVASMLSSRIAKDKVRKVKVFQKDFYVTIDFLLGLTEIYRVQDAKNEDLEVLMAVPLDETDLNKQIVYEKPPIAEIDALKMELENFANVIRGNEKPIVDGSAGRAALEVATQIHDLIIEDLH; from the coding sequence AATTTTATTGGTGTCTATGATAATAACAAACATAGATGCAATGAAATTGCGCAGAAATTCAGCACTACTGCATTTACGGATCTTCCAGGAATTATCGATTGCGCAGATGGTCTTTGTGTGGTTACTCCCACCTTGTCGCACGCAGCGGTTGCGGCGGAGTGTATCAAATCGGGAAAACATGTGTTTATTGAAAAACCGATTACACAGTCAATTGAAGAAGCAGATATGTTACTTGCCCTTGCAGACAAAAATAAAGTATCCATTCAGGTTGGACATATAGAACGGTTAAACCCTGCGCTTTTGTCACTTCAAAAGTACAATTTGAATCCAAAATTTATCGAGGTGCAGCGTTTGGCGCCTTATACAACTCGGGGCACAGATGTTCCTGTGGTGTTGGATTTAATGATTCACGATATTGACATTATTTTATCCCTAGTCCGCTCTCCGGTGGAAAATATTCTTGCCAGCGGATTATCAATTATAACAAATTCAGTTGATATTGCCCATGCTAGGATTCGATTCGAAAATGGTACCGTAGCAAGTATGTTATCCAGCAGAATTGCAAAAGACAAAGTCCGGAAGGTAAAAGTATTCCAGAAAGATTTTTATGTAACCATAGATTTTTTACTTGGGCTGACTGAAATATATAGGGTGCAAGATGCTAAAAACGAAGACTTAGAGGTGTTGATGGCAGTTCCTTTGGATGAAACAGATTTAAATAAACAAATTGTATATGAAAAACCACCCATTGCAGAAATTGATGCTCTAAAAATGGAACTGGAAAATTTTGCAAACGTAATTCGGGGTAACGAAAAACCAATTGTTGACGGCAGCGCCGGACGTGCCGCATTAGAAGTAGCCACACAAATTCATGATTTAATTATTGAGGATTTACATTAA